A genome region from Marinobacter panjinensis includes the following:
- a CDS encoding DUF695 domain-containing protein: MTANAEEEKGIIGRVYEDGLPVIYKFVNELPQDSVRSNLSWLTVISWKYDGESNNGMPLNDENQSMIVLEDAIEDHIEKDQVLRHVYSRTGNNLKELVYYIHDQDKFLEAFNKALSGHPRYPIEINFYQDAEWEDFKRLLNDFETAANK; this comes from the coding sequence ATGACCGCGAATGCTGAAGAAGAAAAAGGAATAATTGGTCGCGTATACGAAGACGGATTGCCCGTAATCTACAAATTCGTCAATGAGCTTCCACAGGATAGCGTCAGATCTAACTTGTCATGGCTAACGGTCATATCCTGGAAATACGATGGCGAATCGAATAACGGGATGCCGTTAAACGATGAAAACCAAAGCATGATCGTACTAGAGGATGCCATCGAAGATCATATTGAAAAAGATCAGGTTCTTCGTCATGTATATAGCCGAACCGGCAACAATCTAAAAGAACTTGTTTACTACATACACGACCAAGATAAGTTCTTAGAGGCTTTTAACAAGGCGCTGAGTGGCCACCCACGATATCCCATCGAAATTAACTTCTATCAGGATGCTGAGTGGGAAGATTTTAAAAGGCTATTAAATGACTTCGAGACAGCGGCTAACAAGTAG
- a CDS encoding type II toxin-antitoxin system Phd/YefM family antitoxin, with product MTGITATEARSNLYRLIDETAESHQPIVIMGKRNKAVLVSEEDWSAIQETLYLLSVPGMRESIREGMDTPVDACDEELDW from the coding sequence ATGACCGGAATCACAGCAACTGAGGCGCGCAGCAACCTTTATCGGTTGATTGACGAGACCGCCGAGTCCCACCAACCAATCGTCATCATGGGTAAGCGGAACAAAGCTGTTCTGGTATCCGAAGAAGACTGGTCTGCTATTCAGGAAACACTTTACCTGCTCTCCGTACCCGGTATGCGGGAGTCTATTCGGGAAGGGATGGATACTCCCGTGGATGCATGCGATGAGGAGCTGGACTGGTGA
- a CDS encoding integron integrase: MSKSPFLQSVRTEIRTRQYSYRTEKTYLYWVRQFILFNDKKHPEVMGNHEIERFLNHLAVNRGVSPATQNQALCAIIFLYKNVLKREIENLHYKMSKTPRRMPTVLNPEEVASILGNMDAEYWLITALLYGCGLRISEALSLRIKDIDLKSRNLLVFNGKGRKDRYTLIPGNVRENVERQIAHSRALHESDLAEGFGLTSVPASLHKKYGPVMKDFGWQYLFPSSTRCVHPIAGYVCRHHLHHSTYARQLRQAVQASGITKRVTAHTFRHAFATELLRSGSDIRTVQEILGHSEIRTTEIYTHIIGDRRAGTVSPFDRLPGS, from the coding sequence GTGTCAAAATCACCGTTTCTGCAATCGGTTCGTACAGAAATCAGGACGAGGCAGTACAGCTATCGAACCGAGAAAACCTATCTCTACTGGGTCCGCCAGTTCATTCTGTTCAATGACAAGAAGCACCCCGAGGTGATGGGCAATCACGAAATTGAGCGTTTCCTGAATCATCTCGCCGTAAATCGAGGGGTCAGCCCCGCCACCCAAAACCAAGCACTCTGCGCCATAATCTTCCTTTACAAGAATGTGCTGAAAAGGGAGATCGAAAACCTGCACTACAAGATGTCGAAAACACCCCGGCGCATGCCCACGGTTCTCAATCCAGAGGAAGTCGCTTCTATTCTAGGGAATATGGATGCGGAGTATTGGCTAATTACTGCCCTTCTTTATGGCTGTGGTTTGAGGATCAGCGAAGCTCTCTCGCTTCGCATAAAAGACATCGACCTGAAAAGCCGGAACCTGCTGGTGTTCAACGGTAAGGGCCGAAAAGATCGATATACCCTCATCCCCGGCAACGTAAGAGAGAACGTGGAGCGGCAAATCGCCCATTCACGAGCGCTACATGAGTCGGACCTGGCTGAGGGATTCGGGCTAACATCAGTCCCAGCCTCTCTGCACAAAAAGTACGGACCGGTCATGAAAGACTTTGGTTGGCAGTATCTATTCCCATCCTCCACAAGATGCGTTCACCCCATTGCAGGCTATGTTTGCCGACATCACCTTCATCATTCAACATACGCGCGGCAATTAAGGCAGGCCGTGCAAGCGAGCGGAATTACCAAACGGGTGACGGCGCATACTTTTCGCCATGCTTTTGCCACTGAGCTGCTGAGATCGGGAAGTGATATCCGAACGGTTCAGGAAATCCTCGGCCACAGCGAGATTCGGACGACTGAAATCTACACCCACATTATTGGCGATCGAAGAGCTGGAACAGTTAGCCCATTTGATCGTTTGCCGGGTTCTTGA
- a CDS encoding DODA-type extradiol aromatic ring-opening family dioxygenase: MKNETDVLFISHGGGPMPLLGDPGHREMVDRLTELAATLRKPSAILLISAHWEEAVPTITSGANPSLIYDYYGFPPEAYTIDYPCPGEPGLAQQVCRALKQAGFRARLDDQRGFDHGLFVPLKLMYPEADIPCVQLSLVDSLDAGTHLAIGRALQALDYDNLLVIGSGFSFHNMRAFFSEQTPDIQARNQAFEDWLEQTCGDNSLQEPERAERLAHWERAPHARFCHPREEHLLPLHVCYGLANKPSDEHISAKILGKQSGMFYWRC, encoded by the coding sequence ATGAAAAATGAAACCGATGTTCTGTTTATTTCCCATGGTGGCGGGCCAATGCCGCTGCTGGGAGATCCGGGCCACCGGGAGATGGTGGACCGGCTAACGGAGCTTGCCGCTACCCTGCGCAAGCCCTCAGCGATACTGCTGATCAGCGCTCACTGGGAGGAGGCGGTGCCGACAATCACCTCTGGCGCCAACCCTTCGCTTATCTACGATTACTATGGCTTTCCGCCGGAAGCCTACACTATAGATTATCCCTGCCCCGGCGAGCCGGGGTTGGCGCAGCAGGTATGCCGGGCGTTGAAACAGGCCGGATTCCGGGCGCGGCTTGATGATCAAAGGGGCTTCGATCACGGCCTGTTTGTGCCGCTCAAGCTGATGTATCCAGAGGCGGACATTCCGTGCGTTCAGCTGTCCCTGGTGGACAGTCTGGATGCCGGCACACACCTGGCGATTGGTCGTGCTTTGCAGGCGCTGGATTACGACAACCTTCTGGTGATCGGCTCCGGCTTCTCGTTCCATAACATGCGGGCCTTCTTTTCGGAACAGACGCCGGACATACAGGCCCGCAATCAGGCTTTCGAGGACTGGCTGGAACAGACCTGTGGCGATAACTCCCTGCAGGAGCCGGAGCGGGCCGAGCGCCTGGCTCATTGGGAGCGAGCGCCCCACGCCCGGTTCTGTCACCCGAGGGAAGAGCACCTTTTGCCATTACACGTATGCTATGGGCTGGCCAACAAGCCCAGTGATGAGCATATCTCAGCAAAGATCCTTGGCAAACAGTCGGGGATGTTTTATTGGCGGTGTTAA
- the codA gene encoding cytosine deaminase, producing the protein MSECLNAIVNARLQGREGLYRLAIADGRFSAITAQHAPEEASENQLDAGGNLVAPPFVEPHIHLDAAMTAGEPRWNQSGTLFEGIECWSERKASLTRDDVIGRAEQTLKLFADNGIQHVRTHVDVTDPKLTGLKAMLEVRERMAETVDLQIVAFPQEGLWSFPQGKELMEEAVRLGADVVGGIPHFEFTRDYGVESVQWLVALAHKHDLLVDVHCDEIDDPESRFLEVLAAEALKLDYGSRVTASHTCAMGSYNDHYCSRLFRLLKQSGVHFLSMPTESLHLQGRFDGYPKRRGLTRVPELLEAGLKVAFGQDSIRDPWYPLGNGNMLRTLDVGLHACHMLGMGWIDRSLELITDNGAAALDLEEYGIEEGLPARCVILQGRSPYEVLLGQLPVLASVRDGRILVQRQG; encoded by the coding sequence ATGAGTGAATGTCTTAATGCCATTGTAAACGCCCGATTGCAGGGCCGCGAGGGTTTGTACCGGCTGGCTATCGCCGACGGCCGGTTCAGCGCGATTACCGCCCAGCATGCACCGGAAGAAGCCTCAGAAAATCAGTTGGACGCCGGCGGAAATCTGGTTGCTCCTCCTTTTGTGGAGCCGCACATCCACCTGGATGCGGCCATGACCGCCGGCGAGCCTCGCTGGAACCAGAGCGGTACTTTGTTTGAAGGGATTGAGTGCTGGTCTGAACGCAAAGCCAGCCTGACGCGCGACGACGTGATCGGCCGGGCCGAACAGACGTTGAAGCTGTTTGCCGATAACGGCATTCAGCATGTCCGCACCCACGTTGATGTGACAGACCCCAAGCTGACAGGGCTGAAGGCCATGTTGGAAGTGCGTGAGCGCATGGCTGAAACCGTTGATCTCCAGATTGTGGCATTTCCTCAGGAGGGCCTTTGGTCATTTCCGCAGGGCAAGGAGCTTATGGAGGAAGCGGTTCGTCTGGGGGCTGATGTCGTCGGTGGCATTCCCCATTTCGAATTCACCCGGGATTACGGTGTTGAGTCTGTCCAGTGGCTGGTGGCGTTGGCCCACAAGCACGACCTTCTGGTAGATGTGCATTGCGACGAAATTGATGATCCTGAATCCCGTTTCCTGGAAGTGCTCGCTGCCGAAGCGCTCAAGCTGGATTATGGCTCCCGGGTAACCGCCAGTCATACCTGTGCCATGGGCTCGTACAACGACCATTACTGCAGCCGGCTGTTCCGGTTGTTGAAGCAATCCGGTGTGCACTTTCTGTCGATGCCCACCGAAAGCCTGCACCTGCAGGGCCGATTCGACGGTTATCCGAAGCGTCGTGGCCTGACCCGGGTTCCGGAACTGCTGGAGGCAGGGCTGAAGGTAGCCTTCGGCCAGGATTCCATCCGCGATCCCTGGTACCCGCTGGGCAACGGCAACATGCTCCGTACCCTGGACGTTGGTCTGCACGCCTGCCACATGCTGGGTATGGGCTGGATTGACCGGTCTCTGGAGCTTATTACCGACAACGGTGCTGCGGCACTGGATCTGGAAGAATATGGTATTGAGGAAGGGCTGCCCGCACGCTGTGTGATACTTCAGGGGCGGTCGCCGTACGAGGTGCTGCTGGGGCAGTTGCCTGTTCTGGCGTCGGTACGTGATGGTCGGATTTTAGTGCAGCGGCAAGGTTGA
- a CDS encoding glutathione S-transferase family protein: MLVNGIWKENWQPVQAKDEEGRFIRQTSPFRNWITPDGQPGPTGEGGFKAEQGRYHLYVAYICPWASRALMARELKGLKDVIGVTVVNPRLTDQGWQFGGYPGAQEDTLNGARYMHELYTRADPDISGRATVPVLWDKHTGTIVNNESADILRMLNTAFAEIVDQGPNLYPAALADEIDRLNGYLYTNLNNGVYQAGFASSQAAYDEAYTRVFAAQDEMESQLADGRCYLFGDQLTETDIRLFVTLVRFDVAYHGLFKCNRNTLRAMPRLHAYMHRILALEGIANTVNLEHIKAGYYSIKALNPTGIVPAGPGEL, translated from the coding sequence GGAAAACTGGCAACCGGTGCAGGCGAAAGACGAGGAAGGACGGTTTATTCGTCAGACCTCGCCCTTTCGCAACTGGATCACGCCGGATGGGCAGCCGGGCCCCACCGGGGAGGGAGGTTTCAAGGCCGAACAAGGACGTTATCACCTGTACGTCGCCTACATCTGCCCCTGGGCATCGCGAGCCTTGATGGCTCGCGAGCTCAAAGGGCTCAAGGACGTGATCGGGGTGACCGTCGTCAACCCCCGGCTCACCGATCAGGGATGGCAGTTCGGTGGCTACCCCGGCGCGCAGGAGGATACCCTCAACGGTGCGCGCTACATGCATGAGCTGTACACCCGGGCGGATCCGGATATTTCGGGTCGCGCTACGGTGCCGGTACTGTGGGACAAACACACCGGCACCATCGTCAATAACGAGTCTGCGGATATTCTGCGAATGCTGAACACGGCTTTCGCAGAGATTGTGGATCAGGGGCCGAACCTTTACCCGGCGGCGTTGGCGGACGAAATCGACAGACTTAACGGCTATCTTTATACCAATCTGAACAACGGCGTGTACCAGGCCGGCTTTGCCTCGAGTCAGGCCGCCTACGATGAGGCCTACACCAGGGTGTTTGCTGCCCAGGACGAAATGGAGTCACAGCTGGCGGATGGACGTTGCTACCTGTTTGGTGATCAACTGACGGAGACCGATATACGTCTGTTCGTGACCCTGGTGCGTTTTGACGTCGCCTACCACGGCCTGTTCAAGTGTAACCGCAATACCCTTCGAGCCATGCCCCGGCTACACGCCTACATGCACCGGATACTGGCGCTTGAGGGCATTGCCAATACGGTCAACCTGGAACACATCAAGGCGGGGTATTACTCCATCAAGGCGCTGAACCCGACAGGTATTGTGCCGGCAGGGCCGGGTGAACTCTGA
- a CDS encoding Crp/Fnr family transcriptional regulator, with product MRDMDPLAYWQKQGPEFFRELSSFGAMPDAVIKKLLEEGRVLSLSPGDSLYSVGDRSEAFYIVLSGKVGTWMPRKDGGMTLARCHEPGDDMGFVPMIALADRPASTKADEVSVVLEISFGLFLDLHQQEPDAFGLMLLNLVRGMARSIITMATVLAEQDEQLHLVYSESQKSESE from the coding sequence ATGCGCGACATGGATCCCTTAGCGTATTGGCAGAAGCAAGGCCCAGAGTTTTTCCGGGAGCTTTCCAGCTTTGGTGCCATGCCCGACGCGGTTATAAAAAAGCTCTTGGAAGAGGGGCGTGTGCTTAGCCTGAGTCCCGGGGACTCGCTTTACTCTGTTGGCGATCGTAGCGAGGCGTTCTACATCGTGCTCAGCGGCAAAGTCGGTACCTGGATGCCCAGGAAAGATGGCGGCATGACTCTTGCGCGCTGTCACGAGCCGGGTGATGACATGGGGTTTGTCCCCATGATTGCGCTGGCAGACCGACCTGCCAGTACCAAGGCCGATGAAGTATCGGTTGTTCTGGAAATCAGTTTTGGTCTGTTCCTGGATTTACACCAGCAAGAACCGGATGCCTTTGGCCTGATGCTCCTGAACCTCGTTCGTGGTATGGCCAGATCCATCATTACTATGGCGACCGTGTTGGCGGAACAGGATGAGCAATTGCACCTGGTTTATTCGGAATCACAGAAGTCGGAATCTGAGTGA
- a CDS encoding Txe/YoeB family addiction module toxin — translation MTWKLVYTKQAQKDAKKLASSGLKPKAQELLALIAEDPYRKPPPFEKLIGDLAGAYSRRINIQHRLVYQVLEDEQVVKVLRLWSHYE, via the coding sequence GTGACATGGAAGTTGGTTTACACCAAGCAGGCCCAGAAAGATGCAAAAAAGTTGGCCTCCAGCGGCCTCAAACCTAAAGCCCAGGAACTGTTAGCGCTAATAGCGGAAGATCCGTACCGCAAGCCGCCTCCGTTTGAGAAGCTAATTGGTGATCTTGCGGGGGCCTATTCGCGCCGCATTAATATTCAGCATCGCCTGGTCTACCAAGTACTGGAGGACGAGCAAGTCGTGAAAGTCCTCAGACTCTGGAGCCACTACGAATAA